A part of Melittangium boletus DSM 14713 genomic DNA contains:
- a CDS encoding peptidoglycan-binding domain-containing protein has translation MRIKPHPHRPLHVGSTGSRVQKVEERLESLGYLKGAADDRFDAGTAKAVVDYKRDHGWTGKPQGVVGERMARSLKNITATQASPTNGNGGKNKTPSTLKGATYNVERDRKPKEVREWLGDFAKRQKLDFVQVQEINDYHKALENIPGYHLVTFPKSKDGGESGILVKDDLLAKNATYIQGEGGGWTTVRGGHAPPRAAPAVQLAGWLKVVSVHQPPSVDWKNGKPVGPENRVKTYASLSEKLLAFAKQQLKRNPDQALLIGGDWNEPASTQGKWSPGWIAQQAGMNTHGGVKTHGNGRIDWEMSKGCRVSNIKAGPTGGSDHNIVTFTVSRPKGKR, from the coding sequence ATGCGAATCAAGCCCCACCCCCACCGCCCCCTTCACGTCGGCTCCACCGGCAGCCGTGTTCAGAAGGTCGAAGAGCGCCTGGAGTCGCTCGGCTACCTCAAGGGGGCCGCCGACGATCGCTTCGACGCCGGCACCGCCAAGGCGGTGGTCGACTACAAGCGCGACCACGGCTGGACGGGGAAGCCGCAGGGGGTCGTCGGCGAGCGGATGGCCCGATCGCTGAAGAACATCACCGCCACCCAGGCCAGCCCAACCAACGGCAACGGCGGCAAGAACAAGACCCCGTCGACGCTCAAGGGCGCGACCTACAACGTCGAGCGCGACCGCAAACCCAAGGAGGTGCGGGAGTGGCTGGGCGATTTCGCCAAGCGCCAGAAGCTCGACTTCGTCCAGGTCCAGGAGATCAACGACTACCACAAGGCCCTGGAGAACATCCCCGGCTACCACCTGGTGACCTTCCCCAAGTCCAAGGACGGCGGTGAGTCGGGCATCCTCGTCAAAGACGACCTGCTCGCCAAGAACGCCACGTACATCCAGGGCGAGGGCGGCGGCTGGACTACCGTGCGCGGCGGCCACGCCCCTCCGCGGGCGGCCCCCGCGGTCCAACTCGCGGGCTGGTTGAAGGTGGTCTCGGTCCACCAGCCGCCCTCGGTCGACTGGAAGAACGGGAAACCCGTCGGGCCGGAGAACCGGGTGAAGACCTACGCGTCGCTCTCCGAGAAGCTGCTCGCCTTCGCGAAGCAGCAGCTCAAGAGAAACCCCGACCAGGCCCTGCTCATCGGCGGCGACTGGAACGAGCCGGCGTCGACCCAGGGGAAGTGGTCGCCCGGCTGGATCGCCCAGCAGGCGGGCATGAACACCCACGGCGGCGTGAAGACCCACGGCAACGGCCGCATCGACTGGGAGATGTCCAAGGGGTGCCGGGTCTCGAACATCAAGGCCGGCCCGACCGGCGGCTCGGATCACAACATCGTCACCTTCACCGTGAGCCGCCCGAAGGGCAAGCGCTGA
- a CDS encoding glutathione S-transferase family protein, with the protein MKLYFAPRTRATRARWLLEELEVPYELVKLDVAKQETTTPAHLALHPLGEVPVLVDGATVLFESLAICLCLADRFPEKQLAPPLDSAERGPYLQWIVFAEVTLEPLVLEHYRNTQLPEEKKANLARQHARLHEVLRAIDVRLEGREFVAGGTFTAADVALASILHLAHTMRLLEEYPKLVEYVMRQTKRPATRRAVSG; encoded by the coding sequence ATGAAGCTCTACTTCGCCCCGCGAACCCGAGCGACCCGAGCCCGCTGGCTGCTCGAGGAGCTCGAAGTGCCGTACGAACTGGTGAAGCTCGACGTCGCGAAACAAGAGACCACGACCCCGGCCCACCTGGCGCTGCACCCTCTCGGCGAGGTCCCGGTGCTGGTGGACGGCGCCACCGTGCTCTTCGAGTCGTTGGCGATCTGCCTCTGTCTGGCCGACCGCTTTCCAGAGAAACAGCTGGCGCCGCCCTTGGATTCGGCCGAGCGGGGCCCTTATCTCCAGTGGATCGTCTTCGCCGAGGTGACGCTCGAGCCGCTGGTCCTCGAACACTACCGGAACACACAATTGCCCGAGGAGAAGAAGGCGAACCTCGCGCGGCAACACGCACGCTTGCATGAAGTGCTCAGGGCGATCGATGTCCGGCTCGAGGGCCGTGAGTTCGTGGCGGGCGGCACGTTCACCGCCGCCGACGTGGCGCTGGCGTCGATCCTCCACCTGGCCCACACGATGAGGCTGCTCGAGGAGTACCCGAAGCTGGTCGAGTACGTCATGCGCCAGACGAAGCGCCCCGCCACGAGGCGCGCGGTCTCGGGGTGA
- a CDS encoding alpha/beta fold hydrolase, translating to MRKSDLVAQLRARHPRRSPEIVELLAEARLKTPLGAFDVLTPPIPDYRAVMSAIDVPSLLVIGDSSPVVTIEMATELRELNPRVRIAQVQDAGHGLPFEQPERLGEVVASFLRELAQ from the coding sequence GTGCGGAAGTCCGACCTCGTCGCTCAGCTCCGAGCCCGACACCCGCGTCGCTCGCCCGAGATCGTCGAGCTTCTCGCCGAGGCGAGACTGAAGACCCCGCTGGGCGCCTTCGACGTTCTCACGCCCCCCATCCCCGACTATCGCGCCGTGATGAGCGCGATTGACGTCCCGAGCCTGCTCGTCATTGGGGACAGCAGCCCTGTCGTCACGATCGAGATGGCAACGGAGCTGCGGGAACTCAACCCACGCGTGCGAATCGCACAGGTACAGGACGCCGGCCACGGCCTTCCGTTTGAACAACCCGAGCGCCTGGGAGAGGTGGTCGCGTCGTTCTTGCGTGAGCTGGCGCAGTAG
- a CDS encoding TIM-barrel domain-containing protein — translation MTVLRRGAGRARTFALLAAVASASAACTAPATPADAPQPPDTAQPPDTKTTVTSGNARFEVLSPTLIRTEYAGDARFLDAPTFNAIGRDGFGKTSFTTRTEDGWLVIDTGALTLRYEVGSGQFTDENLVVRLKAGAQDVEARPWASRVIPTCALGVLCEAEGLVLEGISEARDHTGFTGTGFAAGFEGTGTRVTFQVAPEAGGSYVLDLRYANGLGDPRTLTLTVDGGSARQFTLPRTGNWSTWGHLSLPLDLTAGPHVIALTRTKSDTGQLNIDSLALLKPGDAYPRSPRTCGFGELCEAEDLALNGRMHLATDHPDYTGNGFAAGFEGVGDSIGFDIDVPAAGDYELTARYANGFASRAGVTLTVEGGSSTPVPMPSTGSWDAWKPVTVPVHLAAGTHHVTLVRQATDAGNVNIDSLAIGPVGMGLPAPASTVGEDCGFGSICEGESVGLSGGATIAKDHNGYSGKGFAAGLDVAGSQMTVRAVDVPAAGTYSLQLRYARGLKTPGAVSVQAGTGAAITLTLPPTSDWDSWRTVRTDVTLPGGTSDVRLRCPQAGGCAVNVDTVALTKTDAPLLTPHAALGGYRRGLDAFDGDNGSPILNPGLLYQDGWSLLDDTASAAYDPASRTLTPRAAHPGGYQDGYVFGYGQDYPRALGDLAKLTGPSKLLPRWAYGVWFSEYLDRTAADFQEDLLPTFRKEGVPLDVLVVDTDFKAGNLWNGWEIDTRKFPDPEGFFDWARSQGLHTTLNIHPSILPTDPQFAAAQATARGKLTQHTGGCSGGASECYTFDFGDPDQLKAFFGLHDTMKQQGTDFWWLDWCCDASEANIDGVTGDAWINQQYTDYTNSSIGRGFAFSRAFGSLQAGGYSNPTAVPTGPWADKRTTLPFTGDTTSTWGTLAAEVGFTSGEGAATGLSAISHDIGGHNGGLWNIPGSDVVDGQRTDKLPDDLYARWVQFGTFQPIDRLHSNHGDRLPWQYPGAAGESAKKFLNLREALVPYTYTLAREAEATGVPVVRPTYLAYPTEQDAYATAGSEYLYGSDVLVAPVTTPGNTATTTVWFPPGSSWTDWFTGKTYAGGTTQGITTGLDTMPVFVKSGGIVPTRSEDVTNDVQNPLDAVTLTVAAGAQGHASLFEDDGTTSDREQSTRTDIRYTEDGHGAALRVDGPVGSFAGQVRKRAWTVRFVGAREPESVTIDGNAAPAGSWTWDAASSVLTVKVAERPTSQGVDVAYRYR, via the coding sequence ATGACGGTGCTCAGGAGAGGAGCGGGCCGCGCGCGTACGTTCGCGCTGCTCGCAGCGGTCGCGTCAGCCTCGGCGGCTTGCACCGCGCCCGCGACGCCAGCGGACGCCCCACAGCCCCCGGACACCGCACAGCCCCCGGATACCAAGACGACTGTCACCTCGGGCAATGCCCGCTTCGAGGTGCTCAGCCCCACGCTCATCCGCACGGAGTATGCGGGTGACGCCCGCTTCCTCGACGCCCCGACTTTCAACGCCATCGGGCGGGACGGCTTCGGCAAGACGAGCTTCACGACGCGTACCGAGGACGGCTGGCTCGTCATCGACACCGGCGCGCTGACGCTGCGCTACGAGGTGGGCTCCGGCCAGTTCACCGACGAGAACCTCGTCGTCAGGCTGAAGGCTGGCGCGCAGGACGTCGAGGCGCGCCCCTGGGCGAGCCGGGTCATCCCGACTTGCGCGCTCGGCGTGCTCTGCGAGGCCGAGGGCCTCGTGCTCGAAGGCATCAGCGAGGCGCGCGACCACACGGGCTTCACCGGCACCGGCTTCGCCGCGGGCTTCGAAGGGACCGGGACCCGCGTCACCTTCCAGGTCGCGCCCGAGGCGGGCGGCTCGTACGTCCTGGACCTGCGCTACGCGAACGGACTCGGCGACCCGCGCACGCTCACGCTCACGGTCGACGGCGGGTCGGCGCGCCAGTTCACGCTGCCGCGCACCGGCAACTGGAGCACCTGGGGCCACCTGTCACTGCCCCTCGACCTGACTGCCGGGCCGCACGTGATTGCCCTGACGCGCACCAAGTCCGACACGGGCCAGCTCAACATCGACAGCCTCGCGCTGCTCAAGCCCGGCGACGCGTACCCGCGGTCGCCGAGGACCTGCGGTTTCGGCGAGCTCTGCGAGGCCGAGGACCTCGCGCTCAACGGCCGGATGCACCTGGCGACCGACCACCCCGACTACACCGGCAACGGGTTCGCCGCGGGCTTCGAGGGCGTGGGTGACTCGATTGGCTTCGACATCGACGTGCCCGCCGCCGGCGACTATGAGCTGACCGCCCGCTACGCCAACGGCTTCGCGTCGCGGGCCGGCGTGACGCTGACGGTCGAGGGCGGTTCGAGCACCCCCGTCCCCATGCCGTCCACGGGCAGCTGGGACGCCTGGAAGCCTGTCACCGTGCCGGTGCACCTCGCGGCCGGCACCCACCACGTCACGCTCGTGCGGCAGGCGACCGACGCCGGCAATGTCAACATCGACAGCCTGGCCATTGGCCCGGTCGGCATGGGCCTTCCCGCGCCTGCCAGCACGGTGGGTGAGGACTGTGGCTTCGGTAGCATCTGTGAGGGGGAGTCCGTGGGCCTGTCCGGCGGCGCGACGATCGCCAAGGACCACAACGGCTACAGCGGCAAGGGGTTCGCGGCTGGGCTCGACGTCGCCGGCTCGCAGATGACCGTGCGCGCGGTCGACGTTCCGGCGGCTGGCACGTACTCGCTGCAACTGCGCTACGCCCGCGGGCTGAAGACGCCGGGCGCGGTGAGCGTGCAGGCAGGTACGGGCGCGGCCATCACCCTCACGCTGCCGCCCACGAGCGACTGGGACAGCTGGCGGACGGTGCGTACGGACGTCACCCTCCCTGGCGGCACCAGCGACGTGCGCCTGAGGTGCCCGCAGGCCGGCGGGTGCGCGGTCAACGTCGACACCGTGGCGCTGACGAAGACCGACGCGCCGCTGCTCACGCCTCACGCCGCGCTCGGCGGCTACCGGCGTGGCCTCGACGCCTTCGACGGCGACAACGGCAGCCCGATCCTCAACCCGGGGCTTCTCTACCAGGACGGCTGGTCGCTGCTGGACGACACCGCCTCGGCGGCGTACGACCCGGCGTCGCGGACGCTCACTCCCCGCGCCGCGCACCCTGGTGGCTACCAGGACGGCTACGTCTTCGGCTACGGCCAGGACTACCCACGGGCCCTCGGCGACCTCGCGAAGCTCACGGGTCCGTCGAAGCTGCTGCCGCGCTGGGCGTACGGCGTCTGGTTCTCCGAGTACCTCGACCGCACCGCGGCCGACTTCCAGGAGGACCTGCTCCCGACGTTCCGCAAGGAGGGCGTGCCCCTCGACGTCCTCGTCGTCGACACCGACTTCAAGGCCGGCAACCTCTGGAACGGCTGGGAGATCGACACCCGCAAGTTCCCCGACCCCGAGGGGTTCTTCGACTGGGCGCGCTCGCAGGGCCTGCACACGACCCTGAACATCCATCCCAGCATCCTGCCGACCGACCCTCAGTTCGCGGCCGCGCAGGCGACCGCGCGGGGCAAGCTCACCCAGCACACCGGCGGCTGCTCGGGCGGTGCCTCCGAGTGCTACACCTTCGACTTCGGCGATCCTGACCAGTTGAAGGCGTTCTTCGGCTTGCACGACACGATGAAGCAGCAGGGCACCGACTTCTGGTGGCTCGACTGGTGCTGCGACGCCAGCGAGGCCAACATCGACGGCGTCACCGGCGACGCGTGGATCAACCAGCAGTACACCGACTACACGAACTCCAGCATCGGCCGCGGCTTCGCGTTCTCCCGCGCGTTCGGCTCACTGCAGGCGGGCGGCTACAGCAACCCGACCGCGGTGCCGACCGGGCCGTGGGCGGACAAGCGCACGACGCTGCCCTTCACTGGTGACACCACCTCGACGTGGGGGACCCTCGCGGCCGAGGTCGGCTTCACCTCCGGCGAGGGCGCCGCCACCGGCCTGTCGGCGATCAGCCACGACATCGGCGGGCACAACGGCGGCCTGTGGAACATCCCCGGCTCGGACGTCGTCGACGGCCAGCGCACGGACAAGCTGCCCGACGACCTGTACGCCCGCTGGGTCCAGTTCGGCACCTTCCAGCCGATCGACCGCCTGCACAGCAACCACGGCGACCGGCTGCCCTGGCAGTACCCGGGCGCCGCGGGCGAGTCGGCGAAGAAGTTCCTCAACCTGCGCGAGGCGCTCGTGCCGTACACCTACACGCTCGCGCGTGAGGCGGAGGCGACCGGCGTCCCGGTGGTGCGGCCGACGTACCTCGCGTACCCGACCGAGCAGGACGCATACGCGACGGCCGGCAGCGAGTACCTGTACGGCTCGGACGTGCTCGTCGCGCCGGTGACCACGCCCGGCAACACCGCCACGACCACGGTGTGGTTCCCGCCGGGCAGCTCGTGGACCGACTGGTTCACCGGCAAAACGTACGCGGGCGGCACGACCCAGGGCATCACCACCGGGCTGGACACCATGCCGGTGTTCGTCAAGTCCGGCGGGATCGTGCCCACGCGCAGCGAGGACGTCACCAACGACGTCCAGAACCCGCTGGACGCGGTCACGCTCACGGTGGCGGCGGGCGCGCAGGGGCACGCCAGCCTCTTCGAGGACGACGGCACGACCTCCGACCGCGAGCAGAGCACCCGCACGGACATCCGCTACACCGAGGACGGCCACGGCGCGGCGCTCCGTGTCGACGGTCCTGTCGGGTCGTTCGCCGGGCAGGTGCGGAAGCGCGCGTGGACCGTGCGGTTCGTGGGTGCGCGGGAGCCGGAGTCGGTGACTATCGACGGCAATGCGGCGCCGGCCGGCAGCTGGACCTGGGACGCCGCGAGCAGCGTCCTGACGGTCAAGGTGGCCGAGCGTCCGACGAGCCAGGGTGTGGACGTGGCCTACCGGTACAGGTAG
- a CDS encoding LysR family transcriptional regulator: MILFAAVVREGSFTRAARQLGITKQTASERIGKLEEQLGVRLLERTTRRLRMTESGTTYYDRCAAIAAQIDEANSEVRQRQAEPVGLLRVSSPMLYGRRYLAPVVADFLSRYPKASVELVLADRRVDLIEEGLDLAIRIGTIDDSSLVARKLGEGPVYFVASPGFLSKYGIPSARELRSARCIGFSPFETWEAENVKSRIDPVLTVNDLEVACEAAIAGVGIARVPELLCREAIQDGRLKLLFGSKPTMLRTIYAVYPSRLNLPAKVRLFVDALATLTEPVSPPPTLPHGRAGRKHR; the protein is encoded by the coding sequence ATGATCCTCTTCGCGGCGGTCGTTCGTGAGGGCAGCTTCACGCGAGCGGCGCGCCAGCTTGGAATCACCAAGCAGACGGCCAGCGAGCGGATCGGCAAGCTGGAGGAGCAGCTCGGGGTGCGGCTGCTCGAGCGAACGACGCGGCGCCTGCGGATGACTGAATCGGGAACCACCTATTACGACCGGTGCGCCGCCATCGCCGCGCAAATCGACGAGGCCAACAGCGAGGTGCGGCAGCGGCAGGCGGAGCCGGTCGGTCTGCTGCGGGTGTCCTCGCCGATGCTCTACGGCCGCCGCTACCTGGCTCCAGTGGTCGCGGACTTCCTCTCCCGCTATCCCAAGGCGAGCGTCGAGCTGGTGCTCGCCGACCGCCGCGTCGACCTCATCGAGGAGGGGCTGGATCTCGCGATTCGCATCGGGACGATTGATGACTCGTCACTGGTGGCGCGAAAGCTTGGAGAGGGCCCCGTCTACTTCGTGGCGAGCCCCGGCTTTCTGTCGAAGTACGGGATTCCGAGCGCGAGAGAGCTTCGCTCCGCGCGATGCATTGGTTTCAGCCCGTTCGAGACCTGGGAGGCGGAGAACGTGAAGTCGCGGATCGATCCGGTGCTGACGGTGAACGACCTCGAGGTGGCGTGCGAGGCGGCGATCGCCGGTGTCGGCATCGCGCGGGTTCCGGAGCTCCTCTGCCGAGAGGCGATCCAGGACGGACGGTTGAAGCTCCTCTTCGGATCCAAGCCGACGATGCTGCGGACCATATATGCCGTCTACCCGAGCCGGCTGAATCTTCCGGCGAAGGTCCGCCTCTTCGTGGATGCGCTGGCGACACTGACCGAGCCGGTGTCGCCGCCTCCGACGCTTCCCCATGGCAGGGCCGGGCGCAAGCACCGATAG